The following coding sequences lie in one Candidatus Binatia bacterium genomic window:
- the accC gene encoding acetyl-CoA carboxylase biotin carboxylase subunit: MFRKVLIANRGEIAVRVIRACRELGVRTVAVYSTADREALHVRLADERICIGPPPSEHSYLNIGAMISAAEARGCDAVHPGYGFLSENGDFAEACMRSGLAFIGPRVRNIKLMGDKARARRFMRRAGVPVLPGSPSSVRTLEEAEKIAREVGYPVLVKATGGGGGRGLRIVRDPQGLAAAIDAARSEGQAAFGQPKIYIEKYVERARHVEIQILADQQRNAVHLGERECSLQRRYQKVLEESPSPALDDRLRARMGRSALRVAAAIGYTNVGTVEFLLDERGTFYFIEMNTRVQVEHPVTEAVTGIDIVKEGIRAAAGLPLSLRQRDVALRGHAMECRINAEDPFTMRPSPGTVRALRLPGGPGIRVDTALYAGAVVPPHYDSLVAKVIAHGRDRNEAIARMRSALTELQIEGITTNVAMHTALLEDRDVLAGRVHTRFLEGWLAERTLQPACAS; encoded by the coding sequence ATGTTTCGCAAGGTGCTGATCGCGAACAGGGGCGAGATCGCCGTGCGTGTGATCCGCGCCTGCCGCGAGCTCGGCGTCCGCACGGTGGCCGTCTACTCGACCGCCGACCGCGAGGCGCTGCACGTCCGGCTCGCCGACGAGCGCATCTGCATCGGTCCGCCGCCCTCGGAGCACAGCTACCTCAACATCGGCGCGATGATCTCGGCGGCCGAAGCGCGCGGCTGCGACGCGGTGCACCCGGGCTACGGCTTCCTCTCGGAGAACGGCGACTTCGCCGAGGCCTGCATGCGCTCGGGGCTCGCGTTCATCGGGCCGCGCGTGCGCAACATCAAGCTCATGGGCGACAAGGCGCGCGCGCGACGCTTCATGCGGCGCGCCGGCGTGCCGGTGCTGCCCGGCAGCCCGAGCTCGGTGCGCACGCTCGAGGAAGCGGAGAAGATCGCGCGTGAGGTCGGCTACCCGGTGCTGGTCAAGGCGACCGGCGGCGGTGGCGGACGCGGCCTGCGCATCGTGCGCGATCCGCAAGGGCTCGCCGCCGCGATCGACGCGGCGCGCAGCGAAGGGCAGGCGGCGTTCGGCCAGCCGAAGATCTACATCGAGAAGTACGTCGAGCGCGCGCGCCACGTGGAAATCCAGATCCTCGCCGACCAGCAGCGCAACGCGGTGCACCTCGGCGAGCGCGAGTGCTCGCTGCAGCGGCGCTACCAGAAGGTGCTCGAGGAGTCGCCGTCGCCCGCGCTCGACGACCGTCTGCGCGCGCGCATGGGACGCTCGGCGCTGCGCGTCGCCGCCGCGATCGGCTACACCAACGTCGGCACGGTCGAGTTCCTGCTCGACGAGCGCGGCACCTTCTACTTCATCGAGATGAACACCCGCGTGCAGGTCGAGCACCCGGTGACCGAGGCGGTGACCGGCATCGACATCGTCAAGGAAGGAATTCGCGCCGCCGCCGGTCTGCCGCTGTCGCTGCGCCAGCGCGACGTCGCCCTGCGCGGCCACGCGATGGAGTGCCGGATCAACGCCGAGGACCCGTTCACCATGCGGCCGTCGCCGGGCACGGTGCGCGCGCTGCGTCTGCCCGGCGGGCCGGGCATCCGGGTCGACACCGCGCTCTACGCCGGGGCGGTCGTGCCGCCGCACTACGACTCGCTGGTCGCGAAGGTGATCGCGCACGGCCGCGACCGCAACGAGGCGATCGCGCGCATGCGCTCGGCGCTGACCGAGTTGCAGATCGAAGGGATCACGACCAACGTTGCGATGCACACGGCGCTGCTCGAGGACCGCGACGTCCTCGCGGGGCGCGTGCACACGCGATTTCTGGAGGGATGGCTGGCAGAGCGTACGCTGCAGCCGGCGTGCGCGTCCTGA
- a CDS encoding SRPBCC family protein has protein sequence MASLLGGKPREVGSEIVRTIGKSGAAQGALRAGEKLAERAQRSQRWLAATTRSLASQHPSTWLPARRASSTSSHDGGSALGHGLGLTAAFSLGAAAMYFFDAQHGRRRRARVRDGLHHSERKLVRVIDAARKDARNRAQGMVARARMVANASDSEAVSDATLAERVRSHLPYAAAHPGAIEVKVEDGVVVLRGPVLRDEVEGLLETVARVRGVRAVRNELEMHVAPDGISALQGEARRRRRVSFWQRHNWPPAVRVAGTAAGLLLIGAAARHGLRGALALVGGAGLLLRAATNKALAELTGIGAGRRAVDVQKTIHIKAPVEQVFRLWSDPTNLPRFLSHVRSVVPIEGGWLRWQVSGPAGIPLEWVTETTRNVENQLLAWQTIPGCVVEHAGEIRFEKIDGTTTMHVRMSYNPPGGALGHAVASLLGSNPKQAMDDDLVRFKSLLETGKTTVGGRAVRREELLAAE, from the coding sequence ATGGCGTCGCTGCTCGGAGGGAAGCCGCGCGAGGTCGGCAGCGAGATCGTACGCACGATCGGCAAGAGCGGCGCCGCGCAGGGCGCGCTGCGCGCGGGCGAGAAGCTCGCCGAGCGCGCGCAGCGCTCGCAGCGATGGCTCGCGGCGACGACCCGCTCGCTCGCCTCGCAGCATCCATCGACCTGGTTGCCTGCGCGGCGCGCGTCGTCCACCTCGTCGCACGACGGCGGCAGCGCGCTCGGTCACGGTCTTGGCTTGACGGCGGCGTTCTCGCTCGGCGCCGCCGCCATGTACTTCTTCGACGCGCAGCACGGACGGCGCCGCCGGGCGCGCGTCCGCGACGGCCTCCACCACTCCGAGCGCAAGCTCGTGCGCGTCATCGACGCCGCACGCAAGGACGCGCGCAACCGCGCGCAGGGCATGGTGGCGCGTGCGCGAATGGTGGCGAACGCGAGCGACTCCGAGGCGGTGTCCGACGCGACGCTCGCCGAGCGCGTGCGCTCGCATCTGCCGTACGCGGCGGCGCACCCCGGCGCGATCGAGGTGAAGGTCGAGGACGGCGTCGTCGTCCTGCGCGGTCCGGTGCTGCGCGACGAGGTCGAGGGGCTGCTCGAGACCGTCGCGCGCGTGCGCGGCGTGCGCGCGGTGCGCAACGAGCTCGAGATGCACGTCGCCCCCGACGGCATCTCCGCGCTGCAGGGTGAAGCGCGCCGTCGGCGTCGAGTATCGTTCTGGCAGCGCCACAACTGGCCGCCCGCGGTGCGCGTCGCCGGCACGGCCGCGGGGCTGCTGCTGATCGGCGCCGCGGCGCGGCACGGTCTGCGCGGCGCGCTCGCGCTCGTCGGCGGCGCGGGGCTGCTGCTGCGCGCCGCGACCAACAAGGCGCTCGCCGAGCTGACCGGCATCGGCGCGGGACGCCGCGCGGTCGACGTGCAGAAGACGATCCACATCAAGGCGCCCGTCGAGCAGGTGTTCCGCCTCTGGAGCGATCCGACCAACCTGCCGCGCTTCCTGTCGCACGTGCGCTCCGTCGTCCCGATCGAGGGCGGGTGGCTGCGCTGGCAGGTCAGCGGACCCGCCGGGATCCCGCTCGAGTGGGTCACCGAGACCACGCGCAACGTCGAGAACCAGCTTCTCGCCTGGCAGACCATCCCCGGCTGCGTCGTCGAGCACGCGGGCGAGATCCGCTTCGAGAAGATCGACGGCACGACGACGATGCACGTCCGCATGTCGTACAACCCGCCGGGCGGCGCGCTCGGACACGCGGTCGCGTCGCTGCTCGGCAGCAATCCGAAGCAGGCGATGGACGACGACCTCGTGCGCTTCAAGTCGCTGCTCGAGACCGGCAAGACGACGGTCGGCGGGCGCGCGGTGCGGCGCGAGGAGCTGCTCGCCGCGGAGTGA
- a CDS encoding CBS domain-containing protein: MQVKQVMTSDVDVVGPDDVIREAAMKMRSLDVGAIPVCDGDRLCGMLTDRDITIRAVAEGRDAAGTPVRDVMTPNIVYVLETQDTDEAARLMEERQVRRLPVLNAKKRLVGIVSLGDLAVGTRDTERIGQTLEEVSAPAEPKR; this comes from the coding sequence ATGCAAGTCAAGCAGGTGATGACGTCCGACGTCGACGTCGTCGGACCCGACGACGTGATCCGCGAGGCGGCGATGAAGATGCGCTCGCTCGACGTCGGCGCGATCCCGGTCTGCGACGGCGACCGTCTGTGCGGCATGCTGACCGACCGCGACATCACGATCCGCGCCGTCGCCGAGGGTCGCGACGCCGCCGGCACGCCGGTGCGCGACGTCATGACGCCCAACATCGTCTACGTCCTCGAGACCCAGGACACCGACGAGGCTGCGCGTCTGATGGAGGAGCGTCAGGTGCGACGGCTGCCGGTGCTGAACGCGAAGAAGCGACTGGTCGGCATCGTTTCGCTCGGCGACCTCGCGGTCGGGACGCGCGACACCGAGCGCATCGGCCAGACGCTCGAGGAAGTCTCGGCGCCGGCCGAGCCCAAGCGCTGA
- a CDS encoding aromatic ring-hydroxylating dioxygenase subunit alpha produces MAALEPVLTAPQSKGHLSVARLSRWWYVACRSKQLGTKPIARTVLGVPMVLFRTSDGRPAALLDRCPHRNVPLSLGRVLGNGRLECPYHGWQFDGTGRCRLVPGLCSEGSGDCDDVPGRRTPAFAVRERDGFVWVYPSADEEPRTEPPPLPHAADAGYTTVVRELEMESTLHAAVENALDVPHTAFLHRGLFRGNGERHEIKVVVRAIPRGVEAEYIGEPRPPGLAGRLLSPSGGIVEHWDRFLLPSIAQVEYKLGTENHLLVTSLCTPVSDFTTHMFAVVSFRLRVPGSFVRPLLTPVAMRILRQDASILRVQASTIRRFGGEQYMSTEIDVLGPHIWRLLKQAEADALPASEETTTLRELRLAV; encoded by the coding sequence ATGGCCGCACTCGAACCCGTGCTCACCGCGCCGCAGAGCAAAGGCCACCTGTCCGTCGCACGGCTCTCGCGCTGGTGGTACGTCGCGTGCCGCTCGAAGCAGCTCGGCACGAAGCCGATCGCCCGCACGGTGCTCGGCGTGCCGATGGTGCTGTTCCGCACGTCGGACGGGCGTCCGGCGGCGCTGCTCGACCGCTGTCCGCACCGTAACGTGCCGCTGTCGCTCGGTCGCGTGCTCGGCAACGGGCGCCTCGAGTGCCCGTACCACGGCTGGCAGTTCGACGGCACCGGACGCTGCCGGCTGGTGCCCGGCCTGTGCAGCGAGGGCAGCGGCGACTGCGACGACGTCCCCGGGCGGCGCACGCCGGCGTTCGCCGTGCGCGAGCGCGACGGCTTCGTCTGGGTCTACCCGAGCGCCGACGAGGAGCCGCGCACCGAGCCGCCGCCGCTGCCGCACGCCGCCGACGCCGGCTACACGACGGTCGTGCGCGAGCTCGAGATGGAGAGCACGCTGCACGCCGCGGTCGAGAACGCGCTCGACGTGCCGCACACCGCGTTCCTGCACCGCGGACTCTTCCGCGGCAACGGCGAACGCCACGAGATCAAGGTCGTCGTGCGCGCGATCCCGCGCGGCGTCGAGGCGGAGTACATCGGCGAGCCGCGGCCGCCGGGTCTCGCCGGTCGTCTCTTGTCGCCGAGCGGCGGCATCGTCGAGCACTGGGACCGCTTTCTGCTGCCGTCGATCGCGCAGGTCGAGTACAAGCTCGGCACCGAGAACCACCTGCTCGTGACCTCGCTGTGCACGCCGGTCAGCGACTTCACGACCCACATGTTCGCGGTGGTGAGCTTCCGCTTGCGCGTGCCCGGCAGCTTCGTGCGTCCGCTCTTGACGCCGGTCGCGATGCGCATCCTGCGTCAGGACGCGAGCATCCTGCGCGTGCAGGCGAGCACCATCCGTCGCTTCGGCGGCGAGCAGTACATGTCGACCGAGATCGACGTGCTGGGTCCGCACATCTGGCGCCTCCTGAAGCAGGCCGAGGCGGACGCGCTGCCGGCGAGCGAGGAGACGACGACGCTGCGCGAGCTGCGGCTCGCGGTGTGA
- a CDS encoding DUF1573 domain-containing protein, producing the protein MRKRTVTREGRGTARITLAIATLLALGGCAATSSPQGTYLPPPSGVHLLALEEQYDFGAVESGPPVRHVFRLKNIGPEVIEIQSVSGDCGCTAVLASNRFLAPGEEAAIDVTLDTYRLSGPQVKVVGVRSSDPVRPELTLKLRGTVQTPVRAQPDRLYLGRVPVGAVVSRHVDVQLPPDVQVTSVRSDSPRFTIQTSPLDGGTNGLRVRVTLLPNGQVGAFDDRIVITTSSPRQPELTIPVLGAIEGRPIYARSARSSATR; encoded by the coding sequence ATGAGGAAGCGGACCGTGACCAGGGAGGGCCGCGGTACGGCACGGATCACGCTGGCGATCGCGACGCTGCTCGCGCTCGGGGGATGCGCCGCGACGTCGTCGCCGCAGGGCACGTACCTGCCGCCACCGAGCGGCGTGCACCTCCTCGCGCTCGAGGAGCAGTACGACTTCGGGGCGGTCGAGAGCGGGCCGCCGGTGCGCCACGTCTTCAGGCTCAAGAACATCGGCCCCGAGGTGATCGAGATCCAGTCGGTCTCGGGCGACTGCGGCTGCACGGCGGTGCTCGCCTCGAACAGGTTCCTCGCGCCCGGCGAAGAGGCCGCCATCGACGTCACGCTCGACACCTACCGGCTCTCCGGTCCGCAGGTGAAGGTGGTCGGCGTGCGGAGCTCCGACCCGGTGCGCCCCGAGCTCACGCTGAAGCTGCGCGGCACGGTGCAGACCCCCGTCCGCGCGCAGCCCGACCGGCTCTACCTGGGTCGCGTGCCGGTCGGCGCCGTGGTGAGCCGGCACGTCGACGTGCAGCTCCCGCCGGACGTGCAGGTGACGAGCGTGCGCTCCGACAGCCCGCGCTTCACCATCCAGACCTCGCCGCTCGACGGCGGCACGAACGGCCTGCGCGTGCGGGTGACGCTGCTGCCGAACGGCCAGGTGGGCGCGTTCGACGACCGCATCGTCATCACCACGTCGAGCCCGCGGCAGCCGGAGCTGACGATCCCGGTGCTGGGCGCGATCGAGGGCCGGCCGATCTACGCCCGCTCGGCGCGGAGCAGCGCCACACGCTGA
- the mfd gene encoding transcription-repair coupling factor — protein sequence MSQAEQTPSRRSLAAALSLVQKRLGTEREARVQGLRGSSRAAFVAGLHRALPRPIVVVAADARAAETLASDLHLFLGEEPAQSALRKRVHVLPAWDVSPFAPISPSPETVAQRIEGLHHLRQTRNPIIVTTPEAVLQRVMAPAVLDQASSYVVQGDTLDLTELAARLADWGYRRRPLVEDRGEFAVRGGLIDVFVTGLADPVRIELVGDVVESIRTFDPRSQRRLEAQEDALILPAAEFPAHAASDPDARRRIEDRARELEMLREERQQLLQAVAEGVPLPGLEFMAPYLVELVPLTTYLPKDAVIVLDDDAAIERAAEEAWQNIVEHAAMAEEERRFHPPAEMLYVRPDVLQREIRAWPRVNLEELTTLDSEIPGGRAERVTTRLPFELRATRLLREEKGFADLAQRIREWTRRGTRVALVVGNAAQAERLKHILEGQKLIVPALGETLPEVLERSDAPGAFILQGELSESIELPDDDVVCIAETNLFGEHRHTRRRKSVALTLDQVMRSLEQLKPQDYIVHLDHGIGIYHGLKHMTVGGIEGDFLHLEYQGGDRLYLPVDRVNLVQKYVGGDGAQPVLDKLGSNSWERVKKKTKESIMAMAHELLSLYATRARHQSHAFSTDDPYYQEFEARFPFDETPDQKKAIDDVLADLAKPKPMDRLVCGDVGYGKTEVAMRAAFICVMEGQQVAVLVPTTVLAQQHTETFRKRFEGYPVRIDTLSSFQTKRQNQEVIERLKSGRTDIVIGTHRLLQSDVEFAKLGLLVIDEEHRFGVKDKERIKQMRKLVDVLTLTATPIPRTLELSLTGIRDLSVIETPPLDRQAIRTYVTKFDDTVIREAMLRELRRGGQIFFVHNRVESIERMGEKLRALVPEARIGIGHGQMKAHQLEKVMLDFMEGRFDVLLSTAIIESGLDIPNANTIFINRADTFGLAQLYQLRGRVGRSPARAYAYLLIPGERLLTQEARLRLQVLQELDDLGGGFKIAAHDLEIRGAGNLLGKQQSGHITAVGFELYTQMMEQAVQELRGEPPSEEIEPELHLGIPAYIPDSYIDDVNQRLTWYKRLAALKRPEDREPILDELSDRYGPVPRIVHTLIDVMDVRRRLAALRITEARIRGPRLALRIHTSSPLAGEALVELVQSQGRQYALTPDGTLTVPVETGSEERTLASVCDVLALLEAQAERAHERASASRAPGAVS from the coding sequence ATGTCGCAAGCCGAGCAAACCCCGAGCCGGCGCAGCCTCGCCGCAGCGCTGAGCCTCGTCCAGAAGCGGCTCGGGACGGAGCGCGAGGCGCGCGTCCAGGGGCTGCGCGGCTCGTCGCGCGCCGCGTTCGTCGCGGGGCTGCACCGCGCGCTGCCGCGTCCGATCGTCGTGGTCGCGGCCGACGCGCGCGCCGCCGAGACCCTCGCCTCGGACCTGCACCTCTTCCTCGGCGAGGAGCCCGCGCAGTCGGCGCTGCGCAAGCGCGTCCACGTGCTGCCGGCGTGGGACGTCTCGCCGTTCGCGCCGATCTCGCCGAGCCCTGAGACCGTCGCGCAGCGGATCGAGGGCCTGCACCACCTCCGCCAGACGCGCAACCCGATCATCGTCACGACGCCCGAGGCGGTCCTGCAGCGCGTGATGGCGCCCGCGGTGCTCGACCAGGCGAGCTCCTACGTCGTCCAGGGCGACACGCTCGACCTCACCGAGCTCGCGGCGCGGCTCGCGGACTGGGGCTACCGCCGCCGTCCGCTGGTCGAGGATCGCGGCGAGTTCGCGGTGCGCGGCGGGCTGATCGACGTCTTCGTCACCGGGCTCGCCGACCCGGTGCGCATCGAGCTCGTCGGCGACGTCGTCGAGTCGATCCGCACCTTCGATCCGCGCTCGCAGCGTCGGCTGGAAGCGCAGGAGGACGCGCTGATCCTGCCCGCCGCGGAGTTCCCGGCGCACGCCGCGAGCGATCCGGACGCGCGGCGACGCATCGAGGACCGCGCGCGCGAGCTCGAGATGCTGCGCGAGGAGCGTCAGCAGCTCCTGCAGGCGGTCGCCGAGGGTGTGCCGCTGCCCGGGCTCGAGTTCATGGCGCCCTACCTTGTCGAGCTGGTGCCGCTGACGACCTACCTGCCGAAGGACGCGGTCATCGTGCTCGACGACGACGCGGCGATCGAGCGCGCGGCCGAGGAGGCGTGGCAGAACATCGTCGAGCACGCCGCGATGGCGGAGGAAGAGCGCCGCTTCCACCCGCCTGCGGAGATGCTCTACGTGCGTCCGGACGTCCTGCAGCGCGAGATCCGCGCCTGGCCGCGCGTCAACCTCGAGGAGCTGACGACGCTCGACAGCGAGATCCCGGGCGGGCGCGCCGAGCGCGTGACGACGCGTCTGCCGTTCGAGCTGCGTGCGACGCGTCTCTTGCGCGAGGAGAAGGGCTTCGCCGATCTCGCGCAGCGCATCCGCGAGTGGACGCGCCGGGGCACGCGGGTCGCGCTCGTGGTCGGCAACGCGGCGCAGGCCGAGCGTCTGAAGCACATCCTCGAGGGGCAGAAGCTGATCGTGCCGGCGCTCGGCGAGACCCTACCCGAGGTGCTCGAACGGAGCGACGCGCCGGGAGCGTTCATCCTGCAGGGCGAGCTCTCGGAGTCGATCGAGCTGCCCGACGACGACGTCGTCTGCATCGCCGAGACCAACCTCTTCGGCGAGCACCGGCACACGCGGCGGCGCAAGTCGGTCGCGCTGACGCTCGACCAGGTGATGCGCTCGCTCGAGCAGCTCAAGCCGCAGGACTACATCGTCCACCTCGACCACGGCATCGGCATCTACCACGGCCTCAAGCACATGACGGTCGGCGGCATCGAGGGCGACTTCCTGCACCTCGAGTACCAGGGCGGCGACCGCCTCTACCTGCCGGTCGACCGCGTCAACCTGGTGCAGAAGTACGTCGGCGGCGACGGCGCGCAGCCGGTGCTCGACAAGCTCGGCAGCAACTCCTGGGAGCGCGTCAAGAAGAAGACGAAAGAGTCGATCATGGCGATGGCGCACGAGCTGCTGTCGCTCTACGCGACCCGCGCGCGCCACCAGAGCCACGCGTTCTCGACCGACGATCCGTATTACCAGGAGTTCGAGGCGCGCTTCCCGTTCGACGAGACGCCGGACCAGAAGAAGGCGATCGACGACGTGCTCGCGGACCTCGCCAAGCCGAAGCCCATGGACCGCCTGGTGTGCGGCGACGTCGGCTACGGCAAGACCGAGGTCGCGATGCGCGCGGCCTTCATCTGCGTGATGGAAGGGCAGCAGGTCGCGGTGCTGGTGCCGACGACCGTGCTCGCGCAGCAGCACACCGAGACCTTCCGCAAGCGCTTCGAAGGCTACCCGGTGCGGATCGACACGCTGTCGAGCTTCCAGACCAAGCGCCAGAACCAGGAGGTGATCGAGCGCCTCAAGTCGGGCCGGACCGACATCGTCATCGGCACGCACCGGCTGCTGCAGAGCGACGTCGAGTTCGCGAAGCTCGGGCTGCTGGTGATCGACGAGGAGCACCGCTTCGGCGTCAAGGACAAGGAGCGCATCAAGCAGATGCGCAAGCTCGTCGACGTCCTGACGCTCACCGCGACGCCGATTCCGCGCACGCTCGAGCTGTCGCTGACCGGCATCCGCGATCTGTCGGTGATCGAGACGCCGCCGCTCGACCGTCAAGCAATCCGCACGTACGTCACGAAGTTCGACGACACGGTGATCCGCGAGGCGATGCTGCGCGAGCTGCGCCGCGGCGGGCAGATCTTCTTCGTGCACAACCGCGTCGAGTCGATCGAGCGCATGGGCGAGAAGCTGCGCGCGCTCGTGCCCGAGGCGCGGATCGGCATCGGGCACGGCCAGATGAAGGCGCACCAGCTCGAGAAGGTGATGCTCGACTTCATGGAGGGCCGCTTCGACGTGCTGCTGTCGACGGCGATCATCGAGTCCGGTCTCGACATCCCGAACGCGAACACGATCTTCATCAACCGCGCCGACACCTTCGGGCTCGCGCAGCTCTACCAGCTCCGCGGACGCGTCGGACGCTCGCCGGCGCGCGCCTACGCGTATCTGCTGATCCCGGGCGAGCGTCTGCTGACCCAGGAGGCGCGGCTGCGTCTGCAGGTGCTGCAGGAGCTCGACGACCTCGGCGGCGGCTTCAAGATCGCGGCGCACGACCTCGAGATCCGCGGCGCGGGCAACCTGCTCGGCAAGCAGCAGTCCGGCCACATCACCGCGGTCGGCTTCGAGCTCTACACGCAGATGATGGAGCAGGCCGTGCAGGAGCTGCGCGGCGAGCCGCCGAGCGAGGAGATCGAGCCCGAGCTGCACCTCGGCATCCCGGCCTACATCCCGGATTCCTACATCGACGACGTCAATCAGCGCTTGACGTGGTACAAGCGTCTCGCGGCGCTGAAGCGCCCCGAGGACCGCGAGCCGATCCTCGACGAGCTGAGCGACCGCTACGGACCGGTGCCACGTATCGTACACACGCTGATCGACGTGATGGACGTGCGCCGGCGGCTCGCGGCGCTCCGCATCACCGAAGCGCGGATCCGCGGGCCGCGGCTCGCGCTGCGCATCCACACGAGCTCGCCGCTCGCCGGCGAGGCGCTGGTCGAGCTCGTGCAGTCGCAGGGGCGGCAGTACGCGCTGACGCCCGACGGCACGCTCACGGTGCCGGTCGAGACCGGCTCCGAGGAGCGGACGCTCGCGTCGGTGTGCGACGTGCTGGCGCTCCTCGAGGCGCAGGCGGAGCGTGCCCATGAGCGCGCGTCCGCGTCGAGAGCGCCCGGGGCCGTCTCTTGA
- a CDS encoding potassium transporter Kup, translating to MPDSDSHVQGSLRALALGALGVVYGDIGTSPLYALRECFVGPHGVGVTHANVLGVLSLIFWSLVMVISVKYLTFVMRADNQGEGGTLALLALSRAGAADRTSPAGQYALLLLGLFGAALLYADGMITPAISVLSAVEGLGVATHALDHFVFPITIVILIGVFAVQRRGTAGIGAVFGPVMLLWFAVLAATGLYRIIVQNPDHVSVLAAINPWYAVEFFAHQGVTAFLVLGSVVLVITGGEALYADMGHFGRKPIRLAWYAVVLPGLLLNYFGQGVLLLERGGEVRNPFYEAAPPWALYPLVALATTAAVIASQAMISGAFSLTQQAVQLGFVPRFTIVHTSGAAHGQIYIPQVNTVLAILCILLVIGFGDSSSLAGAYGVAVTGTMLITSFLFYAVARERWQWSRLRAGSVVALFLTFDVAFFGANLVKFAHGGWFPILVGLVVFTIMTTWKRGRAELSRLLRLGSLPIDLFLADLETQQPPRVPGTAVFMTSDMSGVPNVLLHHFKHNKMLHQRVILLSMITERRPEVPASERIEIVPLEHGFYRLIARFGFMEKPSIDVVLRSAASQGLVIEVPSTTFFLGRETLLATGRSGMMTWRKKLFSFLARNAPSAVQYFGIPPNRVIELGAQFEI from the coding sequence TTGCCGGACTCGGACTCCCACGTCCAGGGCTCGCTGCGCGCGCTCGCGCTCGGCGCGCTCGGCGTCGTCTACGGCGACATCGGCACGTCGCCGCTCTACGCGCTGCGCGAGTGCTTCGTCGGACCGCACGGGGTCGGGGTCACGCACGCCAACGTGCTCGGCGTGCTGTCGCTGATCTTCTGGTCCCTCGTGATGGTCATCTCCGTCAAGTACCTGACGTTCGTCATGCGCGCCGACAACCAGGGCGAGGGCGGCACGCTGGCGCTGCTCGCGCTGTCGCGCGCCGGCGCCGCCGACCGCACGTCGCCTGCGGGTCAGTACGCCTTGCTGCTGCTCGGTCTGTTCGGCGCAGCACTGCTCTACGCGGACGGCATGATCACGCCGGCGATCTCGGTGCTGTCCGCGGTCGAGGGCCTCGGCGTCGCGACGCATGCGCTCGACCACTTCGTCTTCCCGATCACGATCGTCATCCTGATCGGCGTGTTCGCGGTGCAGCGTCGCGGCACCGCGGGCATCGGCGCCGTGTTCGGGCCGGTCATGCTGCTGTGGTTCGCGGTGCTCGCGGCGACGGGGCTCTACCGCATCATCGTGCAGAACCCCGACCACGTCTCCGTGCTGGCGGCGATCAATCCCTGGTACGCGGTCGAGTTCTTCGCGCATCAGGGCGTCACCGCCTTTCTCGTCCTCGGCTCGGTCGTCCTGGTGATCACCGGCGGCGAGGCGCTGTACGCCGACATGGGGCACTTCGGGCGCAAGCCGATCCGGCTCGCTTGGTATGCGGTGGTCCTGCCCGGGCTGCTGCTCAACTACTTCGGGCAGGGCGTGCTGCTGCTCGAGCGCGGCGGCGAGGTGCGCAACCCGTTCTACGAGGCGGCGCCGCCGTGGGCGCTCTATCCGCTGGTCGCGCTCGCGACGACGGCCGCGGTGATCGCGTCGCAGGCGATGATCTCGGGCGCCTTCTCGCTCACGCAGCAGGCGGTGCAGCTCGGCTTCGTGCCGCGCTTCACCATCGTCCACACCTCGGGCGCCGCGCACGGGCAGATCTACATCCCGCAGGTCAACACGGTGCTCGCGATCCTCTGCATCCTGCTGGTGATCGGCTTCGGCGACTCGAGCTCGCTCGCCGGCGCCTACGGCGTGGCGGTCACCGGCACGATGCTGATCACGTCGTTTCTGTTCTACGCGGTCGCGCGCGAGCGCTGGCAGTGGTCACGGCTGCGCGCGGGAAGCGTGGTCGCGCTCTTCCTGACCTTCGACGTCGCGTTCTTCGGCGCGAACCTCGTCAAGTTCGCGCACGGCGGCTGGTTCCCGATCCTGGTCGGGCTCGTCGTGTTCACCATCATGACGACCTGGAAGCGCGGGCGCGCCGAGCTGAGCCGTCTGCTGCGCCTCGGCAGCTTGCCGATCGACCTCTTCCTCGCCGACCTCGAGACCCAGCAGCCGCCGCGCGTCCCCGGCACGGCGGTCTTCATGACGTCGGACATGAGCGGCGTGCCGAACGTGCTGCTGCATCACTTCAAGCACAACAAGATGCTGCACCAGCGCGTCATCCTGCTGTCGATGATCACCGAGCGGCGTCCCGAGGTGCCGGCGAGCGAGCGCATCGAGATCGTGCCGCTCGAGCACGGCTTCTATCGCCTGATCGCGCGCTTCGGCTTCATGGAGAAGCCGTCGATCGACGTCGTGCTGCGCAGCGCGGCGTCGCAGGGGCTGGTCATCGAGGTGCCGTCGACGACCTTCTTCCTCGGCCGCGAGACGCTGCTCGCGACCGGCCGCTCGGGGATGATGACGTGGCGCAAGAAGCTGTTCTCGTTCCTCGCGCGCAACGCACCGTCGGCCGTGCAGTACTTTGGCATCCCGCCGAATCGGGTGATCGAGCTCGGCGCGCAGTTCGAGATCTGA